In a genomic window of Gossypium arboreum isolate Shixiya-1 chromosome 9, ASM2569848v2, whole genome shotgun sequence:
- the LOC108455909 gene encoding protein OXIDATIVE STRESS 3-like: MGEEADMNNGMFASTPNFVEKKDQWMNMKDHDDHIIIYDDDDEITSSSSSSFIGDVYSRTCSSSSSLDMVDDASSSSSSSTIDGPLFHLSELMAQLPIKRGLSKYFQGKSQTFTSLSSVNTVEELAKKETPFYRKKLKACKSHKLYTPPRATIGKKLWRNHGLSSSCLGRNVRSSFLSGRPPIIPIPKKF, from the exons ATGGGTGAAGAAGCTGATATGAATAATGGAATGTTTGCAAGTACTCCAAATTTTGTTGAGAAGAAAGATCAATGGATGAACATGAAGGATCATGATGATCATATCATTatttatgatgatgatgatgagattacaagttcatcatcatcatcattcatCGGGGATGTATATTCAAGAACttgttcatcatcatcatcattagacATGGTGGATGATgcatcttcatcttcatcttcttcCACCATTGATGGACCTTTGTTTCATTTATCTGAGCTCATGGCCCAACTCCCCATCAA GAGAGGACTTTCCAAATATTTTCAAGGGAAATCACAAACATTTACATCACTTTCAAGTGTGAACACCGTTGAAGAACTTGCAAAGAAGGAAACCCCATTTTATAGGAAGAAATTGAAGGCATGTAAAAGCCATAAATTGTACACTCCTCCAAGGGCCACCATTGGTAAGAAATTATGGAGAAATCATGGGCTTTCATCGTCATGCCTAGGGAGGAATGTTAGAAGTAGTTTTTTAAGTGGTAGGCCTCCCATAATTCCTATTccaaagaaattttaa
- the LOC108454177 gene encoding protein HEADING DATE 3B-like: MKGFGKMMMKGGKDEAKVMNPMFPRLHVNDAEKGGPKAPPRNKMALYEQLSITSQRFNSGSQSMLPFPPNNSNILVPSMSSSHGGGNERNMFMPLANSHESSVLADEKFNSCSIPGTKLSTMKGNQDRKSSKTTKCRSFDPLQPLHFSKFKKFSYRSVGLDDDLTVPTSILPGMDRNHGCSKQSEGRERFSKSNLSSSMQFWASNKKQMKENGRLCENSQDLMERSNSIVSTRDEILAGTSLDLSTKIKNPGSLKRPHAVMNQENKSITVDVLNSNDVPDARLICSRQSLGVDNENRNLVHEEKTHGATEVEGVNRHNNVPDASEYISASDICPDDVVEIIGEKHFWKVRRAIANQQRVFSVQVFELHRLIKVQRLIAGSPHMLFEDTFHIDKPSFDVSAIKKLSSDDVPQPPLISKVKSNSRKPDTNIECANDNAFAELPCASANDETKGLVIHQPKYESYSGNAFSTLMTANSGLSPWCVSPPGNQWLVPIMSPSEGLVYKPYTWPIPPTAGLLTPVYGSCGTVNLGVSGRDFLNTAKNLAASHQHDIEILRTDPPISQTTFPHYGMPVMNPSVTGSALEQMSLVIAVQSKANFTMAQPSSCNTSSQPSQAISYSTQKLPAPNETEIQGTTASSPSERAKVDALPLFPTEPPTTAANCDARTHQQRTKVIKVIPHNHVSATESAARIFQSIQEERKQYD; this comes from the exons ATGAAG GGCTTTGGAAAAATGATGATGAAAGGAGGAAAAGATGAGGCAAAAGTGATGAACCCTATGTTTCCTAGGCTTCATGTGAATGACGCTGAGAAAGGAGGGCCAAAGGCACCTCCAAGGAATAAAATGGCACTTTATGAACAACTCAGTATCACTTCCCAAAGGTTCAACTCAGGATCACAATCCATGTTGCCTTTTCCACCAAATAATAGCAACATCTTGGTTCCTTCAATGTCATCAAGCCAT GGTGGTGGTAATGAAAGGAACATGTTTATGCCATTAGCAAACTCTCATGAATCTTCAGTTTTGGCTGATGAGAAGTTTAATTCTTGTTCCATCCCTGGGACTAAACTAAGCACCATGAAAGGAAATCAAGATCGAAAATCCTCGAAAACTACCAAGTGCCGTAGTTTTGATCCATTGCAACCACTTCATTTCTCGAAGTTCAAGAAATTTTCATATCGGTCAGTAGGACTCGATGATGACCTTACAGTCCCAACCTCTATTCTACCTGGGATGGATCGAAATCATGGTTGCAGTAAGCAAAGTGAAGGTAGGGAAAGATTTTCTAAATCGAACTTGAGCTCTTCGATGCAGTTTTGGGCTTCTAATAAAAAGCAGATGAAGGAAAATGGAAGATTATGTGAAAATAGTCAGGACCTCATGGAAAGGTCCAATTCAATCGTGTCAACCAGAGATGAAATATTGGCCGGCACGTCATTGGACTTGTCAACCAAAATCAAGAACCCAGGATCGTTAAAACGACCACATGCGGTGATGAATCAAGAAAATAAAAGCATCACGGTTGATGTGTTGAATAGTAATGATGTTCCTGATGCAAGGTTGATATGCTCGAGACAATCACTTGGAGTCGATAATGAAAACAGAAATCTGGTGCACGAAGAAAAGACACATGGGGCTACAGAAGTTGAGGGTGTTAACAGACATAACAATGTCCCAGATGCATCAGAGTACATATCTGCTTCCGATATATGTCCTGATGATGTCGTGGAAATAATTGGCGAAAAGCATTTCTGGAAAGTAAGAAGAGCCATAGCCAA CCAACAAAGAGTCTTTTCCGTGCAAGTCTTCGAGTTGCATAGACTGATAAAG GTTCAGAGGTTGATTGCTGGCTCACCACATATGTTGTTTGAAGATACATTTCATATCGACAAACCATCTTTCGATGTTTCTGCTATCAAGAAGTTGTCATCTGATGATGTTCCTCAACCACCATTGATTTCTAAAGTAAAAAGTAATTCTCGAAAACCTGATACTAACATCGAATGTGCGAATGACAATGCATTTGCAGAGCTTCCTTGTGCTTCTGCTAATGATGAGACCAAAGGACTTGTTATACATCAGCCTAAATACGAGTCTTATTCTGGAAATGCCTTCTCAACACTGATGACTGCCAATTCCGGGTTGTCTCCTTGGTGTGTCTCACCACCCGGAAATCAATGGTTAGTTCCCATAATGTCTCCTTCGGAAGGACTTGTGTACAAGCCCTACACATGGCCTATACCTCCAACTGCTGGCTTACTTACACCAGTTTATGGAAGCTGTGGTACTGTGAACTTAGGTGTAAGCGGTCGGGACTTTTTGAACACGGCTAAAAATCTTGCAGCTTCTCACCAACATGATATTGAAATTCTTCGAACTGACCCTCCTATAAGTCAGACCACCTTTCCGCATTATGGCATGCCGGTCATGAATCCATCAGTTACTGGCTCAGCACTTGAGCAGATGAGCCTTGTTATTGCAGTCCAGTCTAAGGCCAACTTCACCATGGCTCAACCGAGTTCATGTAACACGTCTAGCCAACCAAGTCAAGCAATCTCATATTCTACTCAGAAACTGCCTGCACCAAATGAGACCGAAATACAAGGGACTACTGCCAGTAGTCCCTCTGAGAGAGCTAAAGTGGATGCACTTCCTCTTTTCCCTACTGAACCACCAACAACGGCAGCTAATTGCGATGCTCGGACTCATCAACAACGAACAAAGGTGATTAAGGTTATACCCCATAACCACGTATCGGCAACTGAATCCGCAGCTCGTATTTTCCAGTCTATACAAGAAGAAAGGAAACAGTATGATTAG
- the LOC108456880 gene encoding isoleucine--tRNA ligase, chloroplastic/mitochondrial, producing the protein MSFFKSVAANSSVFTPREAKMAMRQPSTYRVLSQRAGSSIRKTTSVNLLYFRGSSSVRVFSFLNIARYSSCSGEEFYSSSKRRSRGPVMAAKKASQGQKEEEGRYKHTVDLPKTTFGMRANALVREPEIQKLWDDHQVFKRVVDKNDGGNFVLHDGPPYANGDLHMGHALNKILKDIINRYKLLQNYKVHFVPGWDCHGLPIELKVLQSLDQDARKDLTPLKLRAKAAKFAKATVKAQMSSFQRFGVWADWNNPYLTLDPKYEAAQIEVFGEMALKGHIYRGRKPVHWSPSSRTALAEAELEYPEGHVSRSIYALFRMVSTPSSKDSLLEEFFPDICLAIWTTTPWTVPANAAVAVNAKLKYAVVEAKSLSEDVHLSAGNKKKRLGNIVTEPKMPFFIVASDLVPTLEAKWGIKLIVKKTLSGSDLENCRYIHPINNMECPVVIGGDYITTESGTGLVHTAPGHGQEDYVTGLKYGLPIYSPVDDDGKFTEEAGQFNGLDVLGDGNAAVVKYLDETLSIIMEESYEHKYPYDWRTKKPTIFRATEQWFASVEGFRQAAMDAIGHVKWIPAQAQNRISSMTSSRSDWCISRQRTWGLPIPVFYHVTSREPLMNKETIDHIKSIIAQKGSDAWWYMTVEDLLPEEYCDTASEYEKSTDTMDVWFDSGSSWAAVLGERDCLNFPADLYLEGTDQHRGWFQSSLLTSIATKGKAPYSSVITHGFVLDEKGLKMSKSLGNVVDPHTIIEGGKNQKEAPGYGADIMRLWVSSVDYTGDVMIGPQILRQISDVYRKLRGTLRYLLGNLHDWKVENAVSYQELPMIDRHALFQLENVVKNIREGYENYQFFKIFQIIQRFVNVDLSNFYFDIAKDRLYVGGTTSFTRRSCQTVLAAHLLSLSRVIAPILPHLAEDVWQNLPFQYTIKDDSIAGFVFESKWPSVNEKWLTFPAEEVDFWGKVLELRTEVNKVLEIARTGKLIGSSLEAKVYLHVSDAILASRLLEMCSANYDADALHRIFLTSQVEVVPSLDQELVQNISHTGEYVVEDDRVWIGVSRADGSKCERCWNYSPQVGSFTEHPTLCGRCFNVVGIQPTPAMAAAIS; encoded by the exons ATGTCTTTCTTCAAATCAGTTGCGGCAAATTCGTCTGTTTTCACTCCCAGGGAAGCCAAAATGGCGATGCGGCAACCTTCTACTTATAGG GTATTGTCGCAAAGAGCTGGTTCATCTATTAGGAAAACCACTTCTGTTAACTTACTTTATTTCAGAGGAAGCTCTTCAGTTAGAGTCTTCTCTTTCTTAAATATTGCACGCTATTCAAGTTGTTCCGGAGAGGAGTTTTATTCTTCTTCAAAGAGAAGATCTAGAGGACCTGTTATGGCTGCAAAGAAAGCATCTCAAG GTcaaaaggaagaagaaggaagGTACAAGCATACTGTTGATTTACCGAAGACAACATTCGGCATGAGGGCTAATGCTTTGGTGAGGGAACCTGAAATTCAAAAACTGTGGGATGACCATCAAGTGTTCAAGAGAGTTGTTGATAAAAATGATGGG GGAAATTTTGTCCTTCATGACGGCCCTCCATATGCCAATGGTGATCTACACATGGGTCATGCATTAAATAAGATATTAAAGGatataattaaccgttataag CTTCTTCAAAATTATAAAGTTCATTTTGTGCCTGGTTGGGATTGTCATGGCCTGCCAATTGAGTTGAAAG TTCTTCAATCATTGGATCAAGATGCCAGAAAGGATCTAACACCACTGAAATTGAGAGCGAAGGCTGCCAAATTTGCCAAAGCAACTGTCAAAGCTCAAATGTCGTCATTTCAG CGCTTTGGAGTTTGGGCAGACTGGAATAATCCTTATCTAACATTAGATCCAAAATATGAAGCTGCCCAG ATTGAAGTGTTTGGCGAGATGGCACTTAAAGGTCATATATATAGGGGAAGGAAACCAGTTCATTGGAGTCCATCGTCACGTACAGCACTTGCAGAGGCTGAATTGGAG TATCCGGAGGGTCATGTTTCAAGAAGCATTTATGCTCTTTTTAGAATGGTCAGTACACCTTCAAGTAAAGATAGCTTATTGGAAGAATTCTTTCCAGATATATGCCTAGCAATATGGACTACAACTCCGTGGACTGTTCCAGCCAATGCTG CTGTTGCGGTGAATGCCAAGCTTAAATATGCTGTTGTTGAAGCAAAATCATTGTCAGAAGATGTCCACCTATCTGctggaaataaaaagaaaagacttGGAAATATTGTGACAGAACCAAAGATGCCTTTCTTTATAGTGGCATCTGATCTTGTCCCAACATTAGAAGCAAAATGGGGAATTAAGCTCATTGTCAAGAAAACACTATCGGGTTCTGATCTTGAAAACTGCAG GTATATTCATCCAATTAACAACATGGAATGTCCTGTTGTCATCGGAGGAGATTACATTACTACAGAATCAGGAACTGGATTGGTTCATACAGCCCCTGGTCATGGTCAGGAGGATTATGTGACTGGTCTGAAATATGGACTGCCTATATATTCTCCAGTAGATGATGATGGAAAGTTCACCGAGGAAGCTGGGCAGTTTAATGGGCTTGATGTTCTTGGAGATGGTAATGCTGCAGTTGTCAAATACTTGGATGAAACATTGTCCATTATAATGGAAGAATCATATG AACATAAGTATCCATACGATTGGCGTACAAAGAAGCCTACTATATTTAGGGCAACTGAACAATGGTTTGCATCAGTGGAAGGCTTTCGTCAGGCTGCTATGGATGCTATTGGTCATGTAAAATGGATTCCTGCTCAG GCACAAAATAGAATATCTTCCATGACTTCCAGCCGCTCTGATTGGTGCATATCAAGGCAAAGAACATGGGGCCTTCCTATACCTGTCTTTTATCATGTCACTTCAAGGGAACCTCTTATGAACAAAGAAACTATTGATCATATCAAAT CCATTATAGCCCAAAAAGGCAGTGATGCATGGTGGTACATGACAGTGGAGGACCTGCTACCTGAGGAATATTGTGATACAGCATCAGAGTATGAAAAGAGTACAGACACCATGGATGTCTGGTTTGACTCAG GCTCCTCTTGGGCTGCTGTCTTGGGAGAAAGAGACTGCCTTAATTTTCCTGCGGATTTGTATCTTGAGGGTACAGATCAGCACCGTGGGTGGTTCCAGAGTTCCTTGTTAACAAGTATTGCCACAAAAG gaaaggctCCGTATTCCAGTGTTATAACGCATGGATTTGTATTGGATGAGAAGGGTTTAAAGATGAGCAAATCTTTGGGGAATGTTGTAGATCCTCATACCATTATTGAGGGAGGGAAGAACCAGAAG GAAGCACCTGGCTATGGAGCTGATATCATGAGACTCTGGGTTTCTAGTGTAGATTATACTGGTGATGTGATGATTGGGCCACAGATCCTCCGTCAAATATCTGATGTATATAGGAAGCTGAGAGGAACATTGAGATATCTCCTTGGGAATCTGCATGACTGGAAG GTTGAAAATGCTGTCTCTTACCAGGAACTGCCCATGATTGATCGGCATGCACTGTTTCAGCTTGAAAATGTTGTAAAGAATATAAGGGAGGGTTATGAAAATTATCAGTTTTTCAAAATATTCcag ATCATACAACGGTTTGTGAATGTTGATTTGTCAAATTTCTACTTTGATATTGCCAAAGATCGACTTTATGTTGG CGGCACGACAAGTTTTACAAGGAGAAGTTGTCAAACTGTTCTTGCTGCGCATCTCCTTTCCCTATCCAGGGTAATTGCTCCTATTTTGCCACATTTAGCAGAGGATGTGTGGCAGAATCTTCCATTTCAGTATACCATCAAAGATGATTCTATTGCTGGTTTTGTTTTCGAGTCAAAATGGCCATCTGTGAATGAAAAATGGCTCACATTTCCAGCTGAAGAAGTCGATTTCTGGGGAAAGGTCCTTGAG CTGAGAACCGAGGTAAACAAGGTGCTGGAGATTGCTCGTACCGGGAAGTTAATAGGTTCCAGTCTTGAAGCAAAGGTTTATCTACATGTATCTGATGCCATCCTGGCGTCTAGATTACTCGAAATGTGTTCAGCTAACTATGATGCAGACGCCTTACACCGCATATTCTTAACGTCTcag GTAGAGGTAGTTCCATCTTTAGACCAGGAACTTGTTCAAAATATTTCACATACTGGAGAGTACGTTGTCGAAGATGACAGGGTTTGGATCGGAGTATCAAGGGCCGACGGCTCAAAGTGTGAGCGATGCTGGAATTACTCACCTCAAGTTGGATCTTTTACGGAGCACCCTACCCTTTGTGGCCGTTGTTTTAATGTTGTTGGTATTCAACCAACTCCTGCAATGGCAGCAGCCATCAGCTGA